The following coding sequences are from one Alosa alosa isolate M-15738 ecotype Scorff River chromosome 3, AALO_Geno_1.1, whole genome shotgun sequence window:
- the mmadhcb gene encoding metabolism of cobalamin associated Db isoform X1, producing the protein MDMDLNHETHRSKKKLAKMANVICGRARMVTYLPGIHVLVRRVVGARSFSGAGSSGSDEPHRMIIPPDLGPRTVWPDDSMGPFGPQDQRFQLPGNVGFDCHLEGTAEQRMRTLPRKVPDVLTAPSRSDRHQFILAQLVSEFGGQESPPEPVSKVDQYFDNSHVECAIQLCPELLKKDFQLMFPEAPSNSMMVVTVTQKTENDMTRWSEEVEVEREQLLSKFIEGAKEICYALQKEGFWADFIDPSSGLAFFGTYTNNTLFETDEKYRHLGFRIEDLGCCKVISHALWGTHAFVGTVLTNAPANSLVMKKLQGSQE; encoded by the exons actcatAGGAGTAAAAAGAAGCTTGCCAAGATGGCAAAT GTGATCTGTGGGAGGGCACGCATGGTGACTTACCTGCCAGGGATCCATGTTCTGGTACGCCGTGTTGTCGGGGCCAGGTCCTTCTCTGGGGCTGGATCCTCAGGGTCTGACGAGCCCCACCGGATGATCATACCACCTGACCTCG gtCCCAGGACAGTGTGGCCAGATGACAGTATGGGTCCGTTTGGACCTCAGGATCAGCGCTTCCAGTTGCCCGGTAATGTGGGCTTCGATTGCCACCTGGAGGGCACTGCAGAGCAGAGGATGAGAACGCTCCCCAGAAAAGTTCCAGATGTGCTGACTGCGCCCTCCAGAAGTGACCGACACCAGTTCATTTTGGCCCAGCTGGTCTCAGAGTTTGGG GGCCAGGAATCGCCACCAGAGCCTGTTAGCAAAGTGGACCAGTACTTTGATAACTCTCATGTGGAGTGTGCCATACAGTTGTGCCCCGAGCTGCTGAAGAAAG ATTTCCAGTTAATGTTCCCGGAAGCGCCCTCAAACAGCATGATGGTGGTAACCGTGACGCAGAAGACGGAGAATGACATGACCCGCTGGTCTGAGGAGGTGGAGGTCGAGCGGGAACAGTTACTCTCCAAA tttattgaaggggccaagGAGATCTGTTATGCTTTGCAGAAAGAAGGTTTTTGGGCAGACTTCATAGACCCTTCCTCAGGGCTCGCT TTTTTTGGCACGTACACCAACAACACGCTGTTCGAGACGGATGAAAAGTATCGCCACCTGGGTTTTCGCATCGAAGACCTGGGCTGCTGCAAAGTCATCAGTCACGCCCTCTGGGGAACACACGCGTTTGTGGGAACGGTTCTCACCAATGCACCTGCAAACAGTCTTGTCATGAAGAAACTACAAGGCAGCCAAGAGTGA
- the mmadhcb gene encoding metabolism of cobalamin associated Db isoform X2 yields the protein MANVICGRARMVTYLPGIHVLVRRVVGARSFSGAGSSGSDEPHRMIIPPDLGPRTVWPDDSMGPFGPQDQRFQLPGNVGFDCHLEGTAEQRMRTLPRKVPDVLTAPSRSDRHQFILAQLVSEFGGQESPPEPVSKVDQYFDNSHVECAIQLCPELLKKDFQLMFPEAPSNSMMVVTVTQKTENDMTRWSEEVEVEREQLLSKFIEGAKEICYALQKEGFWADFIDPSSGLAFFGTYTNNTLFETDEKYRHLGFRIEDLGCCKVISHALWGTHAFVGTVLTNAPANSLVMKKLQGSQE from the exons ATGGCAAAT GTGATCTGTGGGAGGGCACGCATGGTGACTTACCTGCCAGGGATCCATGTTCTGGTACGCCGTGTTGTCGGGGCCAGGTCCTTCTCTGGGGCTGGATCCTCAGGGTCTGACGAGCCCCACCGGATGATCATACCACCTGACCTCG gtCCCAGGACAGTGTGGCCAGATGACAGTATGGGTCCGTTTGGACCTCAGGATCAGCGCTTCCAGTTGCCCGGTAATGTGGGCTTCGATTGCCACCTGGAGGGCACTGCAGAGCAGAGGATGAGAACGCTCCCCAGAAAAGTTCCAGATGTGCTGACTGCGCCCTCCAGAAGTGACCGACACCAGTTCATTTTGGCCCAGCTGGTCTCAGAGTTTGGG GGCCAGGAATCGCCACCAGAGCCTGTTAGCAAAGTGGACCAGTACTTTGATAACTCTCATGTGGAGTGTGCCATACAGTTGTGCCCCGAGCTGCTGAAGAAAG ATTTCCAGTTAATGTTCCCGGAAGCGCCCTCAAACAGCATGATGGTGGTAACCGTGACGCAGAAGACGGAGAATGACATGACCCGCTGGTCTGAGGAGGTGGAGGTCGAGCGGGAACAGTTACTCTCCAAA tttattgaaggggccaagGAGATCTGTTATGCTTTGCAGAAAGAAGGTTTTTGGGCAGACTTCATAGACCCTTCCTCAGGGCTCGCT TTTTTTGGCACGTACACCAACAACACGCTGTTCGAGACGGATGAAAAGTATCGCCACCTGGGTTTTCGCATCGAAGACCTGGGCTGCTGCAAAGTCATCAGTCACGCCCTCTGGGGAACACACGCGTTTGTGGGAACGGTTCTCACCAATGCACCTGCAAACAGTCTTGTCATGAAGAAACTACAAGGCAGCCAAGAGTGA
- the lypd6 gene encoding ly6/PLAUR domain-containing protein 6 → MEPWPTVAWVIILMVIANWMKTAHTRDFTENDIIFLHPSTTPYPGGFKCFTCEDAPDNYECNRWAPDLYCPKDARYCFTQHRINLDGNTVAVTKRCVALSDCLSTGCTDVDHEGHRTCTACCEGNICNLPIPRNESDAVFATTSPLSGAPRPPTSHPLLTITTLMLTLLFFSHV, encoded by the exons ATGGAACCCTGGCCTACAGTGGCCTGGGTGATAATCCTGATGGTCATCGCTAACTGGATGAAAACTGCACATACAAGGGACTTTACTGAAAATGACATTATCTTCCTTCACCCATCAA CCACTCCATACCCTGGCGGATTCAAATGCTTTACTTGTGAGGATGCACCAGACAACTATGAGTGCAACCGCTGGGCACCGGATCTATATTGCCCGAAAG ATGCAAGATATTGCTTCACACAGCACAGGATAAATCTGGATGGCAACACCGTGGCTGTGACAAAGCGTTGTGTGGCCCTCAGTGACTGTCTTTCGACTGGATGCACTGACGTTGACCATGAAGGACACAGG ACGTGCACCGCTTGCTGTGAGGGGAACATCTGTAACCTGCCAATTCCCCGAAATGAGTCAGATGCCGTCTTTGCCACCACATCCCCCCTCAGTGGCGCCCCGCGTCCCCCGACGAGCCACCCGCTCCTCACCATCACCACCCTCATGCTCACACTGCTCTTCTTCAGCCATGTTTGA